A region from the Palaemon carinicauda isolate YSFRI2023 chromosome 9, ASM3689809v2, whole genome shotgun sequence genome encodes:
- the LOC137646342 gene encoding putative CENPB DNA-binding domain-containing protein 1, whose translation MGSKNFSDIKGRSKKMITLETKLEMINIYEEGMRIVNLASTYGSNQSTIGKIIKNKEAIQASKPSKGMTALASGVTSINDKMERLLLLWIKEKKISGDTLTQSVISHKVSAIFADLMEAQRDGGHKGTPRV comes from the coding sequence ATGGGTTCCAAGAATTTTAGTGatattaaagggagaagtaagaagatgattactctGGAAACTAAGCTGGAGATGATAAACatatatgaagaaggcatgcgcattgtTAACCTCGCAAGTACATATGGTtctaaccagtcaacgattggtaaaatcatcaagaataaggaagccattcaAGCAAGTAAgccttctaaaggcatgactgccCTTGCCAGTGGAGTGACCTCAATCAATGacaagatggagagactccttctactatggattaaagagaagaaaatttctggTGATACACTCACACAATCAGTAATTTCACACAAGGTGAGTGCTATCTTTGCCGATCTCATGGAAGCCCAAAGAGACGGCGGACACAAAGGAACCCCACGAgtttaa